Sequence from the Deltaproteobacteria bacterium genome:
CGGTTTCCCGGCCCAGAAGTTCGTGGTGGTCCCCGAGGGGACGCCGGGCGACGTCGTGAAAGCGTATGAGGACGCCTTCAACAAGATGCTGGCGGACCCCGAGTACATCGCCAACAAGGACAAGAAGATCGGCACCTACGACCAGGTCACGGGCGCGGCCGCCGCGCTGAAGTTCAAGGCGGCGACACAGGTACCGGCGGAGGCCAGGAAATGGGTGCGGAACTGGCTGACGACCAAGTACAACGTGGTGTTCTGACGGCTCGACTTGAGTGGTCGCGCCCCGCGGGGCGCGATCGCACTCGGACGGGTCTCCGACCCTGACGGCGAGGGCGGCCGGCCTTGTACGGCCGCCCTCTTTCGTTTAGAGCTCGGAAGGAGGCGGGGTGTTCCCGTTGCCGACCGACCCCGTGCAGCGAGCCGAAGCGTAGGAGGCCCGGCGGAATGCTCGACGCGCTGATCGAAGCCTTTTCGACCCTGCTGCAGGCCCAGCACATGGCCTTCCTGGTGGTGGGCGTGCTGCTGGGTTTGGTGGTGGGCATCTTCCCCGGGCTCGGCGGCATCGTCGGCCTGTCGCTGCTGATCCCCTTCCTTCACGGCATGGATCCGGTGTCGGCGCTCGCCATGCTCGTGGGCCTGGTGGCGGTCATCCCCACCTCGGATACGTTCACATCCGTGCTCATGGGCATCCCGGGCTCCAGTGCGTCGCAGGCCACGGTGCTGGACGGGTTCCCGCTGGCACGCAAGGGCGAGGCGGCCCGCGCCCTTGGGGCGGCGTTCTCGGCGTCGCTCTTCGGCGGGCTGTTCGGCGCGGTCATCCTCACCTTCTTCGTCCTCATCGCCAGGCCCGTGATCCTGTTCTTCACCACCGCTGAGCTGTTCATGCTGGCGGTGCTGGGCATTTCCATGGTGGGGGTGCTGTCCGGCAACTCCATCTGGAAGGGCGTGGCCTCCTGCGGCCTCGGACTGGTGGTCGGCGCCATCGGCGGCGCTCCGGCCACCGGCGAGGAGCGCCTCGTGTTCGGGGTGGACTACCTGGCGGACGGTATCCCGCTGGTGGTGGTGGGGCTCGGCATCTTCGCGCTGCCGGAGGTGGTGGACCTGCTGCGCGGCGCCGGCGCCATCTCCCGTGCGCACGCGCTGGGGAAGGGTTGGCTGGACGGCCTGCGGGACATGATCCGCAACCGCTGGTTGTGCCTGCGCTGCGCCGGCATCGGCACGCTCATCGGCGCCATTCCCGGGCTCGGCGGCTCGGTGGTGGACTGGATCGCCTACGGTCACGTGGTGCAGACCGCCCAGGACAAGTCGCAGTTCGGCAGCGGCGACATCCGCGGCGTGCTCGCGCCGGAATCCGCCAACAACGCCAAGGAAGGGGGCGGGCTCATCCCGACGCTGCTGTTCGGCATCCCCGGGAGCGGCAGCATGGCGGTGTTCATCGGCGGGCTTGTGCTGATAGGGCTGGAGCCGAGCCCGCGGATGCTCACGGCCGAGCTGTCCACCACCTACACCATCGTCTGGAGCCTCGCGCTGGCCAACGTGGTGGGCGCGGGACTGTGCCTGTTCCTGTCTCCGGCCATCGCGCGCCTCACCACCATCCGCTATCACTTGCTGGCGCCCTTCATGCTCATGGTGATCTCCTTCGCCGCGTTCCAGGCGAGCCGCGACATCATGGACTTCGTGGCGCTGGTGGCCATCGGCCTGCTGGGAGTGGGCATGAAGCGCTTCGGCTGGTCGCGGCCAGCCATGCTCATCGGCTTCGTGCTCGCCGACCAGATCGAGACCTACCTCTACCAGGCGATCCAGTTCCACGAATGGGGCATGGCCACGCGTCCCGGCGTGCTGATTATCGGCGCCATCATCGTCGTGTCCATCTGGCTCGGCGCGCGCAACCGGCCCGACGGCGAGCCGGCCGCCGATACGGCGCAGCGGCACGCAAGGGACATGACGCCGCAACTGCTGTTCGCCGGCTTCGTCGTGGTCGTTTTCGCGGTCGCGCTGGCCGACTCCCTGCGGCACACCCTGCTTGGGGCGGTGTTCCCGGCCAGCGCGGCGGCGGTCATGCTGGTGGCTGGGCTGTTGGTGCTCTACGGCATCTGGCGCAGCGCCGGCGCGCCCACCCCGTACAACGAAGACGCGGAACGGCCGGGCATCGAAGGACACGACACTCCCGAGAAGGGAATCTGGTATTACCTGAACTGGCTGCTGGCGCTCTTGGGGGTGACGGCCGTGACCGGGTTCTTCATTTCGCTGAACCTGTTCTTCGTGGCGTTCCTGCGCCGGGAAGCGAAGGTAAGTTGGGGCGGCATCGTGGTGCTGACGGTCATGGCGGACCTGATGCTGATGTTCCTGTCGTGGCTCATGACGCTGGATCTCCCGGAGGGGTGGTTGCAGCACGCCGTCGCCGATCTGCCCTGGCCCCTGGGGCCTATCTAGGGTGATCCATGGTCAGATTCCTCAAGAAGCTGCTCTTCTGGATACCCGTCGGCCTCGGCGTTCTGGCGGTGGTGTACGCGGTCCGTTCGCGGGAGGCGCCGACGCGGACCGAGCCCGAGGAACGGACCACGGCCGTGCGCGTGGTGGAGGCCGTTTCCGTGGGCGTGGTGCCGCGGGCCGTGGGGCACGGCAGCGTCAAGCCCGGAAGGGTGTGGGATGCCGTGAGCGAGGTCAGCGGCACGGTGGTGTACCGGCATCCGGAGCTGCAACGGGGGGCTACCCTGGCCGCCGGCACCGAGCTTCTGCGCATCGACCCCACGGACTACCGTCACGCGGTAGCCGAGATCGAAGCCAACATACGCGCCGCCGACTCCCAGCTCGCCTTGTTGGATGTGCGCGCGGTGAACACGAAACGTTCCCTTGCCATCGAGGAACGGAACCTGGCGTTGGGCCGCAAGCAGTTCGAGCGTACGCGGGAGCTGCTGCGCCGCGGCGCGGTGTCCCAGTCCGACGCCGACCGCGAGGAGCGTTCGGTGCTGGCGGGCGAACAGGCGGTGCAGAATCTCCGCAACGCCGTCAGGCTGCTGCCCGCCGAACGCGCGGCGCAGCAGGCGCAACGGGACCGGCTCAAGTCCCAGTTGGAGACGGCCCGGCGCAACCTGGACCGCACCACCGTGGTGGCGCCGTTCACCTGCCGCATCGCCGCGGTGAACGTGGAGTTGGCCCAGTTTGCCGCCAAGGGTCAGGTGCTTGTGGAAGCCGACAGCGTCGACGTGGCCGAGGTCATCGCCCAGGTGCCCATGAGCGAGGTGCTGGCGCTGTTGCAATCGCGCGTCGGGCCGGCACTGGAATTGGGCACGGCGATGCCGCGGCTGCGCGAGGAGTTGCAGGCCATCGTGCGCCTGCACTCGGGCGATGTCGCCATCGAGTGGCCGGCGCGTTTCTCGCGGATGAGCGACACCGTGGATCCTCGTACCCGTACGGTGGGCGTCATCGTCGCGGTGGACCAACCCTACCGGCGAGCCCAGCAGGGCCGAAGCCCGCCACTGGTCAAGAACATGTACGTCGAGGTGGAGCTCCGAGGGCCGCCTCGGCCCGGCGCGGTGGTGATTCCGCGCACGGCCCTGCGGGCCGGTCAGGTCCACGTGGTGGGGCCGGAGAACCGGCTGGAGTTCCGCGCGGTGGAGGCAGGCTTCACCCAGGCCAATTTCGTGGTGCTGCGCTCGGGACTCGAACCCGGCGAGCTCGTGGTGGTCTCCGACTTGCCCTTCGCCGCCGAGGGCATGCTGCTGAGGCCGGAGCCGGACCCGGAGGTGGCGGCCGCCCTGGTGGCCGAGGCCACCGGCGTCGCGCCGATGCGGTGACACGCGCATGGTCCGTTTCTTCGCCGGCCACCCCACGGCGGCCAACCTCCTCATGCTCGGGTTCATCCTTTTGGGTCTCGTCTTCGCGGGAACCGTGAAGCGCGAGACGTTTCCGGACGTCCCGGCCGATACCGTCGAGGTGCGGGTGCCGTGGCCCGGGGCCGCGGCCGCGGACGTGGAGCAGGGCATTTGTCTCAAGCTGGAGACCGCCGCGGACAGCGTGGACGAGCGCGAGGAGACCCGTTGCGAGGCGCGGGAAGGGGTGGCGGTGGCCAAGCTGGTCATGCGCGAAGGCGCCGATCTCGCACGCTTCCTGGAGGACGTCAAGAGCGAGGTGGACGGTATTCGGGACTTTCCCGCGGACGCCGAGGCGCCGGTGGTGCGTCAACTCGGCCGCGTGGACCTGGTGGCGTCCATCGCCGTGACCGGGCCGTTGCAACAGGAGGGACTCAAGGCCTACGCGGAACGCATGAAGGACGACCTGCTGGCCATTCCGGGCGTGGCGCGGGTGCAACTCCAGGGCTTCTCCCAGCGGCAGATCCGCATCGAGGTGCCGGCGTCCACCATGCGCCAGTTCGGTCTCAGCGTGCGCGATCTGGCCGATGCGGTGGAACGCCAGAGCGTGATGCTGCCGGCGGGGTCGGTGCAGGCGCGGGACTCGACGGTGCTCATCCGTTTCGATGACGAACGGCGCATGCCGCGCACGTTCGAAGAACTGGTGGTGGTGGCCTCGGCAAGCGGCGCGGTGATCCGGCTGGGAGATGTCGCCAACATCACCGACCGGTTCGAGCGCGCCGAGGAAAAGAACATCTTCAACGGCCGGCGGGCGGCCTTTCTCATGGTGGAAAAGGGGCGCGCCGACGACACCCTGGAAGTCATCGGTGCGGTCAGGGCCTATCTCGATGAGCAAAGGGCGCTGGCGCCGCCGGGCATGGTCTTCGAGATCACCCGCGACGTGTCGTCCATCGTGCGCGACCGTCTCACCATGCTGTTGCGGAACGGCGCCCAGGGCCTCGTGCTGGTGTTCCTGGTCATGTGGCTGTTCTTCGGGCTGCGCTACTCCTTCTGGGTGGCCGCGGGCCTCCCGGTGGCGTTCATGGGCACCATCGCGGGGATGGCGGCCATCGGCTACTCGTTCGACATGGTCACGATGGTGGCCCTGCTCATCGCCGTCGGCCTGATGATGGACGACGCCATCGTCATCGCCGAGAACATCGCGCGCCACCGCGCCGCGGGACGCTCCGTCATGGAGGCGGCGGTGGAAGGTACCCGGGAGGTGGCCCCGGGGGTTTTGGCGTCGTTCCTCACGACCATCGGCGTGTTCGGCGCCCTGGCGTTCCTGCGCGGCAACATCGGCGCCGTGATGGGGGTGTTGCCGGTGGTGCTGATCCTCACGTTGTCCTTCAGCCTGGTGGAGGCATTCCTGATCCTGCCGCATCACCTTCTGGGGACGTTGCGCGCCACGGGGGATGCACCGCCTCCCAGGATACGGGTCCTGTTCGACGCCGGCCTGGCGCGCTTCACGGAAGGGTTCGTCGGGCGTCTGGTGGACGCGGCGGTGTCCTGGCGCTACCTCACCGTGGGCGTCATCGCCGGCCTGTTTCTCGTGTCCGTGTCCGTCATGGTCGGCGGTGTGCTGAAGTTCAGGCTCTTTCCCGACATCGAGGGCAATGTCATCGAGGTGCGCTTGCTGCTTTCCCAGGGGACGCCGCTGGCTCGCACCGAGGCCGTGGTGGAACAGGTGGTGGCCGCCGTCCGGTCCGTGGACGAGGCCTACGCGAGCGGGCGGCCGGGCGGCAACAGGATGGTGCGGAACGTGGGGGTGCAGTTCAGTCGCAACCGCGAGGCCGGCGAGTCG
This genomic interval carries:
- a CDS encoding efflux RND transporter permease subunit → MVRFFAGHPTAANLLMLGFILLGLVFAGTVKRETFPDVPADTVEVRVPWPGAAAADVEQGICLKLETAADSVDEREETRCEAREGVAVAKLVMREGADLARFLEDVKSEVDGIRDFPADAEAPVVRQLGRVDLVASIAVTGPLQQEGLKAYAERMKDDLLAIPGVARVQLQGFSQRQIRIEVPASTMRQFGLSVRDLADAVERQSVMLPAGSVQARDSTVLIRFDDERRMPRTFEELVVVASASGAVIRLGDVANITDRFERAEEKNIFNGRRAAFLMVEKGRADDTLEVIGAVRAYLDEQRALAPPGMVFEITRDVSSIVRDRLTMLLRNGAQGLVLVFLVMWLFFGLRYSFWVAAGLPVAFMGTIAGMAAIGYSFDMVTMVALLIAVGLMMDDAIVIAENIARHRAAGRSVMEAAVEGTREVAPGVLASFLTTIGVFGALAFLRGNIGAVMGVLPVVLILTLSFSLVEAFLILPHHLLGTLRATGDAPPPRIRVLFDAGLARFTEGFVGRLVDAAVSWRYLTVGVIAGLFLVSVSVMVGGVLKFRLFPDIEGNVIEVRLLLSQGTPLARTEAVVEQVVAAVRSVDEAYASGRPGGNRMVRNVGVQFSRNREAGESGEHLATVTVDLVGPDARYASLDEIMDRWRARVGMPPDVIALTFGEPQVGPGGRAIDIRLVGEDVASLKAAATELREWLRGYGGVFDLTDDLRLGKPELRVRLREGALALGVTAAEVARQLRAAFQGRRAGEFQVGTEDYEIDVRLYQRDRDSLADLARFTVTLPAGEQVPLHAVASLRSERGYSRIHRVDGRRAVTIQGDIDPERANAAEIIADTQARFAPGLLARYPGVRIELEGQAGESAETGSSLGRNFMVGLAAIFLLLSFQFRGYVEPLVIMASIPVGLVGVVVGHLALGLDLSMPSLVGFVSLAGVVVNNAIVLVTFIKIRRAGGESAEAAARGAARQRFRAVLLTSLTTVAGVLPLLMETSLQAQVLIPLVTSLAFGLGASTFQVLFLVPALYCIVDDYGGTVAVEAAVEPEAVTPAP
- a CDS encoding tripartite tricarboxylate transporter permease, translating into MLDALIEAFSTLLQAQHMAFLVVGVLLGLVVGIFPGLGGIVGLSLLIPFLHGMDPVSALAMLVGLVAVIPTSDTFTSVLMGIPGSSASQATVLDGFPLARKGEAARALGAAFSASLFGGLFGAVILTFFVLIARPVILFFTTAELFMLAVLGISMVGVLSGNSIWKGVASCGLGLVVGAIGGAPATGEERLVFGVDYLADGIPLVVVGLGIFALPEVVDLLRGAGAISRAHALGKGWLDGLRDMIRNRWLCLRCAGIGTLIGAIPGLGGSVVDWIAYGHVVQTAQDKSQFGSGDIRGVLAPESANNAKEGGGLIPTLLFGIPGSGSMAVFIGGLVLIGLEPSPRMLTAELSTTYTIVWSLALANVVGAGLCLFLSPAIARLTTIRYHLLAPFMLMVISFAAFQASRDIMDFVALVAIGLLGVGMKRFGWSRPAMLIGFVLADQIETYLYQAIQFHEWGMATRPGVLIIGAIIVVSIWLGARNRPDGEPAADTAQRHARDMTPQLLFAGFVVVVFAVALADSLRHTLLGAVFPASAAAVMLVAGLLVLYGIWRSAGAPTPYNEDAERPGIEGHDTPEKGIWYYLNWLLALLGVTAVTGFFISLNLFFVAFLRREAKVSWGGIVVLTVMADLMLMFLSWLMTLDLPEGWLQHAVADLPWPLGPI
- a CDS encoding efflux RND transporter periplasmic adaptor subunit; the encoded protein is MVRFLKKLLFWIPVGLGVLAVVYAVRSREAPTRTEPEERTTAVRVVEAVSVGVVPRAVGHGSVKPGRVWDAVSEVSGTVVYRHPELQRGATLAAGTELLRIDPTDYRHAVAEIEANIRAADSQLALLDVRAVNTKRSLAIEERNLALGRKQFERTRELLRRGAVSQSDADREERSVLAGEQAVQNLRNAVRLLPAERAAQQAQRDRLKSQLETARRNLDRTTVVAPFTCRIAAVNVELAQFAAKGQVLVEADSVDVAEVIAQVPMSEVLALLQSRVGPALELGTAMPRLREELQAIVRLHSGDVAIEWPARFSRMSDTVDPRTRTVGVIVAVDQPYRRAQQGRSPPLVKNMYVEVELRGPPRPGAVVIPRTALRAGQVHVVGPENRLEFRAVEAGFTQANFVVLRSGLEPGELVVVSDLPFAAEGMLLRPEPDPEVAAALVAEATGVAPMR